In one Pseudomonas tensinigenes genomic region, the following are encoded:
- a CDS encoding FadR/GntR family transcriptional regulator, with the protein MQEDLDAPARKRAHNLAHDLVEKLTQSILLGQLSPGDKLPSENSIVQEHGVSRTVVREAISKLQASGLVETRHGIGTFVIERAPEQGLRLNVDTALGVRSILELRLGLETQAAALAAQRRTEQQLLQMRQALDDYQRLLDNNDSCVEADRRFHLLIAEATGNVCFSEIMQHLGSAMIPRNRINAAERGAADLSKLGQLAHLEHEAILNAIKRQDADAARAAMWLHLTNSRDRFSAQG; encoded by the coding sequence ATGCAAGAAGACCTCGACGCCCCCGCTCGCAAACGTGCGCACAACCTCGCTCATGATCTGGTGGAGAAACTCACCCAGAGCATTCTTCTTGGTCAGCTGTCGCCCGGCGACAAGCTGCCGTCGGAGAATTCCATCGTTCAGGAACACGGCGTCAGCCGTACGGTGGTTCGCGAGGCGATTTCCAAATTGCAGGCCTCCGGGCTGGTGGAGACGCGCCACGGCATCGGCACGTTTGTCATCGAGCGTGCGCCGGAGCAGGGCTTGCGCCTGAATGTCGATACCGCGCTCGGTGTGCGCAGCATTCTCGAACTGCGCCTGGGCCTGGAAACCCAGGCGGCGGCGCTGGCGGCGCAACGCCGTACCGAGCAGCAATTGCTGCAAATGCGTCAGGCGCTGGATGACTACCAGCGGTTACTGGACAACAACGACAGTTGCGTCGAGGCCGATCGACGCTTTCATCTGCTGATCGCCGAAGCCACCGGCAACGTCTGCTTCAGTGAAATCATGCAGCACCTGGGCAGCGCGATGATTCCACGTAACCGGATCAATGCTGCTGAACGCGGTGCGGCGGATCTGAGCAAGCTCGGGCAACTGGCTCATCTGGAGCACGAGGCGATCTTGAACGCGATCAAGCGTCAGGATGCGGATGCGGCGCGGGCAGCCATGTGGCTGCACCTGACCAACAGCCGCGACCGATTTTCCGCGCAGGGTTGA
- a CDS encoding MFS transporter, with product MKTSVSGINEGVDSTLASAISKVKRHVLPLFVIMFIVNYIDRVNIGFVRTHMEHDLGIGAAAYGFGAGLFFIGYALFEVPSNMLLQKVGARIWLTRIMFTWGLVAAGMAFIQNETHFYVLRFLLGVAEAGFFPGVIYYFTRWLPGAERGKAIAIFLSGSAVASLISGPLSGLLLQINGLGMHGWQWMYFIEGMFSVCLCVFVWFWLDAKPHDAKWLSRAEQDALVNAIDAEQKAREAATPIRPSMGKLLKDRQIILFCLIYFFIQLTIYAATFWLPSIIKKMGEMSDFQVGLFNSIPWLLSIIGMYAFASFSAKWKHQQAWVATALLIAAAGMFMSTTGGPIFAFVAICFAALGFKSASSLFWPIPQAYLDARIAAAVIALINSVGNLGGFVAPTTFGLLEEHTGSIQGGLYGLAATSIIAAIIVFFARTTPKPAADIAVADAAPKHA from the coding sequence GTGAAAACCTCCGTCTCCGGGATAAACGAGGGCGTCGATTCGACACTCGCGTCCGCCATCTCGAAAGTGAAACGCCACGTCCTGCCGCTCTTCGTGATCATGTTCATCGTCAATTACATTGACCGGGTGAACATCGGTTTCGTCCGCACCCACATGGAACACGACTTGGGCATTGGTGCCGCCGCTTACGGCTTCGGCGCCGGTCTGTTCTTCATCGGTTACGCGCTGTTCGAAGTCCCGTCGAACATGCTGCTGCAGAAAGTCGGCGCCCGCATCTGGCTGACTCGCATCATGTTCACCTGGGGCCTGGTCGCCGCCGGCATGGCGTTCATCCAGAACGAAACCCACTTCTATGTGCTGCGCTTTTTGCTCGGCGTTGCCGAGGCCGGGTTCTTTCCCGGGGTGATCTATTACTTCACCCGTTGGCTGCCCGGCGCCGAACGCGGCAAGGCGATTGCGATTTTCCTCAGCGGCTCCGCCGTGGCCTCGTTGATCTCCGGCCCGTTGTCCGGTCTGCTCCTGCAAATCAACGGGTTGGGCATGCACGGCTGGCAATGGATGTACTTCATTGAAGGGATGTTCTCGGTGTGCCTGTGCGTGTTCGTCTGGTTCTGGCTCGACGCCAAACCCCACGACGCGAAATGGCTGAGCCGCGCCGAACAGGATGCCCTGGTCAACGCCATCGACGCTGAACAGAAGGCCCGCGAAGCCGCGACGCCGATCCGGCCATCGATGGGCAAACTGCTCAAGGACCGCCAGATCATCCTGTTCTGCCTGATCTACTTCTTCATTCAGTTGACCATCTACGCGGCAACCTTCTGGCTGCCGAGCATCATCAAGAAAATGGGCGAGATGAGCGACTTCCAGGTCGGCCTGTTCAACTCGATTCCGTGGTTGCTGTCGATCATCGGCATGTACGCCTTCGCCTCGTTCTCGGCCAAGTGGAAACACCAACAGGCGTGGGTCGCCACCGCCCTGTTGATCGCCGCTGCGGGGATGTTCATGTCGACCACCGGCGGGCCGATCTTCGCCTTCGTTGCGATCTGTTTTGCCGCACTGGGTTTCAAATCCGCTTCGTCACTGTTCTGGCCGATCCCGCAGGCGTATCTGGATGCACGCATCGCGGCGGCGGTGATCGCGTTGATCAACTCGGTCGGCAACCTTGGCGGCTTCGTCGCGCCAACCACTTTCGGCCTGCTCGAAGAACACACCGGCTCGATTCAGGGCGGCCTCTATGGCCTGGCCGCAACCTCGATCATCGCCGCAATCATCGTCTTCTTCGCGCGCACCACCCCGAAACCTGCTGCTGATATAGCCGTGGCCGATGCCGCGCCAAAGCACGCCTGA
- the gudD gene encoding glucarate dehydratase, protein MTAHDTAKAPIITDMQVIPVAGHDGMLLNLSGAHGPFFTRNIVILKDNAGHTGVGEVPGGERIRQTLEDARSLVVGSPIGTYQKILNQVRQTFADRDAGGRGLQTFDLRITIHAVTGLEAALLDLLGQHLDVPVAALLGEGQQRDEVKMLGYLFYVGDQRETDLAYRSEPDADNDWFRVRHEKAMSAEAVVRLAEAAHAKYGFKDFKLKGGVLSGDAEIEAVTALAERFPEARITLDPNGAWSLKEAIRLCRDQHQVLAYAEDPCGAENGYSGREVMAEFRRATGLKTATNMIATDWREMGHAIQLQSVDIPLADPHFWTMQGSVRVAQMCHEWGLTWGSHSNNHFDISLAMFTHVAAAAPGEITAIDTHWIWQDGQRLTKAPLQIVDGLVQVPKKPGLGVELDMDQVAKAHELYKGMGLGARDDSVAMQFLIPGWKFDNKRPCLVR, encoded by the coding sequence ATGACCGCACACGACACCGCCAAAGCCCCGATCATCACCGACATGCAAGTCATCCCGGTGGCCGGCCATGACGGCATGCTGCTCAATCTGAGTGGCGCCCACGGGCCGTTTTTCACCCGCAACATCGTCATCCTCAAGGACAACGCCGGCCACACCGGCGTCGGCGAGGTGCCCGGTGGCGAGCGCATTCGCCAGACCCTCGAAGATGCACGCAGTCTGGTAGTCGGCAGCCCGATCGGCACCTATCAGAAGATCCTCAATCAAGTGCGCCAGACCTTCGCTGACCGCGATGCCGGCGGTCGTGGCCTGCAGACGTTTGACCTGCGCATCACCATCCACGCAGTGACTGGCCTCGAAGCCGCGCTGCTCGATCTGCTCGGTCAGCATCTTGATGTACCGGTGGCGGCGCTGCTTGGCGAAGGCCAGCAACGCGATGAAGTGAAGATGCTCGGCTATCTGTTTTACGTTGGTGATCAGCGCGAAACCGACCTCGCCTATCGCAGCGAACCGGACGCCGACAATGACTGGTTCCGCGTGCGTCACGAGAAGGCCATGAGCGCCGAAGCCGTGGTGCGCCTCGCCGAAGCGGCCCATGCGAAATACGGTTTCAAGGACTTCAAGCTCAAGGGCGGCGTGCTCAGCGGTGATGCCGAAATCGAAGCCGTCACAGCGCTGGCCGAACGCTTTCCCGAGGCGCGCATCACCCTCGATCCGAACGGTGCGTGGTCATTGAAAGAAGCCATTCGTTTGTGCCGCGACCAGCATCAGGTGCTCGCCTACGCCGAAGACCCGTGCGGTGCGGAAAACGGTTATTCCGGCCGCGAAGTGATGGCTGAGTTTCGCCGTGCCACCGGGCTGAAAACCGCCACCAACATGATCGCCACTGACTGGCGCGAAATGGGCCACGCGATCCAGTTGCAGTCGGTGGACATCCCGCTGGCCGACCCGCACTTCTGGACCATGCAGGGTTCGGTGCGCGTGGCGCAGATGTGCCATGAATGGGGGCTGACCTGGGGTTCGCATTCCAACAACCACTTCGATATCTCGCTGGCGATGTTCACCCATGTCGCTGCGGCCGCACCGGGCGAGATCACCGCGATCGACACCCACTGGATCTGGCAGGACGGCCAACGGTTGACCAAGGCGCCGCTGCAAATTGTCGATGGTCTGGTGCAGGTGCCGAAGAAGCCGGGACTGGGCGTCGAACTGGATATGGATCAGGTGGCCAAGGCCCATGAACTGTATAAAGGCATGGGCCTCGGCGCGCGGGATGACAGCGTGGCGATGCAGTTTTTGATTCCGGGGTGGAAGTTCGATAACAAGCGGCCGTGTCTGGTGCGGTAA
- a CDS encoding LysR family transcriptional regulator translates to MIRPQLPLNALRAFEASARHLSFTRAAVELCVTQAAVSHQVKSLEAQLNVTLFKRLPRGLMLTSEGETLLPVLSTSFDHIAQILERLAGGQYREMLTVGAVGTFAVGWLLPRLADFRAKHPLIDLRLSTNNNRVDVAAEGLDYAIRFGAGAWHGIEATRLLEAPLSVLCVPDIVRQLHSPGDLLQQTLLRSYRTDEWPEWFQAAGLATHAAPPQSIVFDSSLAMMEAALQGSGVALAPPLMFARQLAAEAICQPFAIEITTGSYWLTRLQSRPETAAMLAFKTWLLQISG, encoded by the coding sequence ATGATTCGACCGCAATTGCCGCTGAATGCACTGCGCGCCTTTGAAGCCTCCGCGCGCCATTTGAGCTTCACTCGCGCGGCCGTGGAGCTGTGCGTCACCCAGGCTGCTGTCAGCCATCAGGTCAAAAGCCTGGAAGCGCAACTCAACGTCACCCTGTTCAAACGCTTGCCCCGTGGGCTGATGCTGACCAGTGAAGGCGAAACTTTGCTGCCCGTGCTGAGCACCTCGTTCGATCACATCGCGCAGATTCTCGAACGCCTCGCCGGTGGACAGTACCGCGAAATGTTGACGGTCGGCGCGGTCGGTACCTTCGCCGTGGGTTGGCTGTTGCCGAGGCTGGCGGACTTCCGGGCGAAACATCCGCTCATAGATTTGCGGCTGTCGACCAACAACAACCGCGTGGATGTCGCGGCAGAAGGGCTGGATTATGCGATCCGCTTTGGCGCCGGGGCGTGGCATGGCATTGAGGCGACGCGTTTGCTGGAGGCGCCGCTGTCGGTGTTGTGCGTGCCGGACATCGTTCGGCAATTGCATTCGCCGGGGGATTTGCTGCAACAGACTTTGCTGCGTTCCTATCGCACCGATGAATGGCCGGAGTGGTTTCAGGCTGCCGGGTTGGCAACCCATGCAGCGCCGCCGCAGAGCATTGTTTTCGATTCATCGTTGGCGATGATGGAGGCGGCGTTGCAGGGCAGCGGGGTGGCGTTGGCGCCGCCGCTGATGTTCGCCCGGCAACTGGCGGCGGAGGCGATTTGTCAGCCGTTTGCGATTGAGATTACGACGGGGAGTTACTGGTTGACGCGGTTGCAGTCGCGCCCCGAAACGGCGGCGATGCTCGCCTTCAAAACCTGGCTGCTGCAAATCTCTGGTTAA
- the ampC gene encoding class C beta-lactamase encodes MSSIQSSKVISCAAFGLFFGATSCLAAAPDAAQLQALVNDAVTPVMQQQNIPGLSVALTINGQPHYFNYGVANKDTGQTVSKNTLFEIGSVSKTFTATLAGYAQATGNLDLSTKASQLWPELKGSAFDNISVVQLGTYSAGGLPLQFPAQWDSSDKMLGYFQQWKPVYPAGSHRQYSNPSLGLFGYLAAKSLGQPFDQAMTQTLLPKLGLQHTYLSVPAAQMSLYAQGYDKNDKPVRVTPGALDAQAYGVKTSAVDMLRYVQANLKPETLEASLQKTIANIHTGYYTVGDMTQGLGWEMYRYPISLDRLLAGNSTGMVMEAHKVQWLNPPQPQPHDVLINKTGSTGGFGAYVAFVPSKDVGIVIMANKNFPIPERVKIAHKILSAVAD; translated from the coding sequence ATGTCATCCATTCAATCGAGCAAAGTCATTTCCTGCGCCGCTTTCGGTCTGTTTTTTGGCGCTACATCCTGCCTCGCAGCCGCGCCCGACGCTGCGCAGCTGCAAGCATTGGTCAACGACGCGGTAACGCCCGTGATGCAACAACAGAACATTCCCGGCCTGAGCGTGGCACTGACCATCAACGGTCAGCCGCATTACTTTAACTACGGCGTCGCCAACAAAGACACCGGGCAAACAGTCAGCAAAAACACCCTGTTCGAAATCGGCTCGGTGAGCAAAACCTTCACCGCCACCCTCGCCGGTTACGCCCAAGCGACCGGCAACCTGGATCTGTCGACCAAGGCCAGTCAGCTCTGGCCTGAATTGAAAGGCAGTGCCTTCGACAACATCAGCGTGGTGCAACTGGGCACCTACAGTGCCGGCGGTTTGCCTCTGCAATTCCCGGCGCAATGGGATTCGTCTGACAAGATGCTCGGCTATTTCCAACAGTGGAAACCGGTTTATCCGGCAGGCAGCCATCGCCAGTACTCCAACCCGAGTTTGGGTTTGTTCGGTTATCTGGCCGCGAAAAGCCTGGGCCAACCGTTTGATCAGGCGATGACACAAACCCTGCTGCCGAAACTCGGTTTGCAGCACACCTACCTCAGCGTGCCGGCCGCGCAGATGAGCCTGTATGCCCAAGGCTATGACAAGAACGACAAACCGGTGCGTGTCACCCCCGGTGCGCTGGACGCGCAGGCCTACGGTGTAAAAACCAGCGCCGTGGACATGCTGCGTTACGTGCAGGCCAACCTGAAACCTGAAACGCTGGAAGCTTCCCTGCAAAAAACCATCGCCAACATCCACACCGGGTACTACACGGTTGGCGACATGACCCAAGGTCTGGGTTGGGAAATGTACCGCTACCCGATCAGCCTTGATCGTTTGCTGGCGGGCAACTCGACGGGAATGGTCATGGAGGCGCACAAGGTGCAGTGGCTGAATCCGCCGCAACCGCAGCCGCATGACGTGCTGATCAACAAGACCGGCTCGACCGGTGGCTTCGGGGCTTACGTGGCGTTTGTGCCGAGCAAGGATGTTGGCATCGTGATCATGGCCAACAAGAACTTCCCGATTCCTGAGCGGGTGAAGATCGCCCACAAAATCCTCAGCGCTGTCGCTGACTGA
- a CDS encoding DUF6124 family protein has translation MKKHTPNPPESPMDSGSFDANNPRLRNPRHPDPISHLFTILPDIDTPTLLCHACETLASLNVLTTDLAAELKGSPRSLALSIQQLAVLGELLVNRALDNLDPPAATQH, from the coding sequence ATGAAAAAACACACTCCAAACCCTCCCGAATCCCCCATGGATTCAGGATCCTTCGACGCCAACAACCCCCGCTTACGCAACCCCCGTCACCCCGATCCCATCAGCCACCTCTTCACCATCCTCCCCGATATCGATACACCCACGCTGCTCTGCCACGCTTGCGAAACCCTCGCTTCACTGAACGTCCTGACCACTGACCTCGCCGCAGAGCTGAAAGGTTCACCGCGCAGTCTCGCCTTGTCGATTCAGCAGTTGGCCGTACTCGGCGAGTTGCTGGTCAACCGTGCGCTGGACAATCTCGATCCACCGGCGGCGACGCAACATTGA
- a CDS encoding AAA family ATPase gives MDEDGVGQKNSHSKGAVMEIKSLKLTDVGHFGDMDIQFAPTLTHRSNITVLVGNNGSGKTTILKSLNICLSWLIAKIRSNKGNGKYLVDEDIRNGASGAVLSIGITDVSHPRAADSDAGSENELFVWGAARSRQEGAVSGREYLNEVRLLADHYRTQLTADDSASLPLIAYYPAERCVVEVPLKISSKQAVDQLDGYDTNFHGGADFRSFFEWFREREDSENEGGISDTALAEMAEKFGTDSDVWKTLANVKASTRDRQLTAVRSALTAFMPDFTNLRVQRKPHLHMAIDKHGATVNVTQLSLGERSMIALVGDMARRLAMMNPSMDNPLHGDGIVLIDEVELRMDPQWQLGLIAQLSTTFPNCQFVLTTHSPLVVGDTKGVLIYLLDEGDFYKQKSK, from the coding sequence TTGGACGAGGATGGCGTCGGGCAAAAAAACAGTCATTCGAAGGGCGCAGTGATGGAAATCAAAAGTTTGAAGCTTACGGATGTCGGACACTTTGGAGACATGGATATTCAGTTTGCCCCTACCCTGACACACCGCTCGAACATCACGGTGTTGGTGGGAAACAACGGCAGCGGAAAAACCACCATTCTTAAATCCCTGAATATCTGTCTGAGCTGGCTGATCGCAAAAATTCGCTCCAATAAAGGCAATGGCAAATACCTTGTCGATGAAGACATTCGCAACGGCGCCTCAGGAGCCGTCCTTTCGATTGGCATCACCGACGTTTCGCACCCGCGCGCAGCTGACAGTGATGCGGGTTCCGAAAACGAATTGTTCGTATGGGGCGCTGCCCGAAGTCGCCAAGAAGGTGCAGTCTCGGGCCGTGAATATTTAAACGAAGTCAGACTGCTTGCAGACCACTACCGCACTCAACTCACCGCCGACGATAGCGCCTCACTCCCGCTGATCGCTTATTACCCAGCCGAACGTTGCGTGGTTGAAGTCCCGCTGAAAATCAGCAGCAAACAAGCCGTCGATCAACTCGACGGCTACGACACCAATTTTCACGGGGGTGCCGATTTTCGCAGTTTTTTCGAATGGTTCCGTGAACGCGAGGACAGCGAAAACGAAGGCGGGATTTCCGATACCGCACTGGCCGAAATGGCGGAAAAATTCGGTACTGACAGCGACGTATGGAAAACCCTGGCCAATGTGAAAGCCTCCACTCGCGATCGCCAATTGACTGCCGTGCGTTCGGCTCTGACTGCGTTCATGCCGGACTTCACCAACCTGCGCGTACAACGCAAGCCCCATCTGCATATGGCAATCGACAAGCATGGCGCGACAGTCAATGTCACTCAGCTCTCGCTTGGCGAAAGGTCGATGATTGCGTTGGTGGGTGATATGGCCAGGCGTCTGGCAATGATGAACCCGTCGATGGACAACCCCCTGCACGGCGACGGCATTGTTCTGATCGACGAAGTGGAATTGCGCATGGATCCGCAATGGCAGCTCGGTCTGATTGCACAATTAAGTACGACCTTTCCCAATTGCCAGTTCGTGTTGACCACGCATTCTCCACTGGTCGTAGGTGATACCAAAGGTGTGCTGATTTACCTGCTTGATGAGGGCGATTTCTACAAACAGAAAAGCAAATGA
- a CDS encoding DUF4174 domain-containing protein has product MLIRSLTLTLLLAIAGPLFAADNDSPIAGDMGRARPLIVIAQSTVDPVWVALKKSLEDPANKKGVTDRNIKVYTILNMAGQLDGKDMGQQDTMALLRSLKLGAGAYPKVFLVGKDGETKLSASGDEAKAVDLKKIFDTIDAMPMAEKEAAAAAQAPVAATPEPAKGAKNAKPTKPAKPAKPPEMPDD; this is encoded by the coding sequence ATGCTCATCAGGTCACTGACCCTGACACTCTTGCTGGCGATTGCCGGCCCCTTGTTCGCCGCTGACAACGATTCGCCCATCGCCGGGGATATGGGCCGCGCCCGACCGCTGATCGTGATCGCACAAAGCACCGTCGACCCTGTGTGGGTGGCCCTGAAAAAGTCGCTGGAAGATCCCGCCAACAAAAAAGGCGTCACCGACCGCAACATCAAGGTCTACACCATCCTCAACATGGCCGGCCAGCTCGACGGCAAGGACATGGGCCAGCAAGACACCATGGCGCTGCTGCGCTCGCTGAAGCTGGGTGCCGGGGCGTATCCGAAAGTGTTCCTGGTGGGCAAGGACGGCGAGACCAAACTCTCGGCGTCCGGGGATGAAGCGAAAGCGGTGGATCTGAAGAAAATCTTCGACACCATCGACGCCATGCCGATGGCCGAGAAGGAAGCGGCCGCTGCGGCTCAGGCGCCGGTCGCTGCTACGCCGGAACCGGCGAAAGGTGCCAAGAATGCCAAGCCGACCAAGCCTGCGAAACCGGCCAAGCCACCGGAAATGCCGGATGACTAA
- a CDS encoding GNAT family N-acetyltransferase, which yields MHIDYLCDHPELIEELATLNFKEWGEFRPGQTVEDRIEHMRDSCGKGAVPSVVVALEGSRLLGGALLIESDLKLRPNLTPWLAGVYVKAEERGRGIASQLVNRVVAEAAALGVPELYLYTDTSQSLYARLGWEVVEELVYDDLPVTVMKYVIKR from the coding sequence ATGCACATCGATTACCTCTGCGATCACCCCGAATTGATCGAAGAACTGGCCACGCTCAACTTCAAGGAGTGGGGCGAGTTTCGTCCCGGGCAAACCGTCGAGGACCGTATCGAACACATGCGCGATTCCTGCGGCAAAGGTGCCGTGCCGAGTGTCGTGGTAGCGCTAGAGGGTTCGCGGCTGCTGGGCGGTGCGCTGCTGATCGAAAGTGATCTGAAGCTGCGCCCGAACCTGACGCCATGGCTGGCGGGGGTTTACGTCAAGGCAGAGGAACGTGGGCGCGGGATTGCTTCGCAACTGGTCAATCGAGTGGTTGCAGAAGCGGCGGCGCTCGGTGTGCCTGAGTTGTATCTGTACACCGACACGTCGCAGTCGCTGTATGCGCGACTGGGTTGGGAAGTGGTTGAAGAACTGGTCTACGACGATTTGCCGGTGACAGTGATGAAATACGTTATTAAGCGTTAA
- a CDS encoding sulfite exporter TauE/SafE family protein: MELANFGLVIAGLVVGFIVGMTGVGGGSLMTPILLWFGINPATAVGTDLLYAAITKSSGVLVHRKNKNIDWAITGWLTLGSVPAVAMTLWFLSTLHTAPDAMNAIIKQALGFVLFATALAIFFKKRLLEFAHKRAGGNYNPSGSRLNVMTVITGLVLGTMVALTSIGAGALGTVALFILYPLLPTRRLVGTEIAHAVPLTLVAGLGHASMGNMDWGVLGFLLVGSLPGIWLGSHLTGRISDEVLRPCLATMLVLIGYKLAF, from the coding sequence ATGGAATTGGCAAATTTCGGCCTGGTGATTGCCGGGCTGGTAGTAGGGTTTATCGTCGGCATGACCGGTGTCGGCGGTGGTTCGTTGATGACGCCGATTCTGTTGTGGTTCGGCATCAACCCGGCAACGGCGGTGGGCACTGACCTGTTGTACGCCGCCATTACCAAATCCAGCGGCGTCCTTGTTCATCGCAAGAACAAGAACATCGACTGGGCCATCACCGGTTGGCTGACCCTCGGCAGCGTGCCGGCGGTGGCCATGACCCTGTGGTTCCTCAGCACCCTGCACACCGCGCCGGACGCGATGAACGCCATCATCAAACAGGCGCTGGGCTTCGTTCTGTTCGCCACAGCGCTGGCGATCTTCTTCAAGAAACGCTTGCTTGAGTTCGCCCACAAACGCGCCGGCGGCAACTACAACCCGAGTGGTTCGCGGCTGAACGTGATGACCGTGATCACTGGTCTGGTCCTCGGCACCATGGTTGCGCTGACCTCGATCGGTGCGGGCGCCCTCGGCACTGTCGCGCTGTTCATCCTTTATCCGCTGCTGCCGACCCGGCGCCTGGTTGGTACCGAAATCGCCCACGCCGTTCCGCTGACGCTGGTCGCGGGCCTGGGCCACGCGAGCATGGGCAACATGGATTGGGGTGTGCTGGGCTTCTTGCTGGTCGGCTCGCTGCCTGGCATCTGGCTCGGCAGCCACCTGACCGGACGCATCTCCGATGAAGTGCTGCGCCCGTGCCTGGCGACGATGCTGGTGCTGATCGGTTACAAACTGGCGTTCTGA
- a CDS encoding MFS transporter, translating to MTDPASADFSRVDRTARADKLPYAALLAFAMTGFIAILTETLPAGLLPQIGAGLNVSEVLAGQLVTLYALGSIVAAIPLTVATRGWPRRRVLLMTVGGFLLFNTVTTFSSHYGLTLASRFLAGMAAGLSWGIMAGYARGIVPVHQQGRALAIAMLGTPVALSLGTPAGTWLGNLIGWRASFGIMSALALVLAAWIVIAVPDRPGQASDERLPLLESMRLPGVRPVLFVVLTWMLGHNILYTYIAPFLMQAGLADRVDLVLLVFGLCSLVGIWIIGMLVDRWLRWLTLISLAVFALTALVLALAAPSPLVIYACMAVWGLSFGGSATLLLTSAADSAGDHVDVVQAMLTTSWNVAIAGGGLFGGLLLDRAGAMSFPWALLILSLIALATVWINKNHSFKPGRRVH from the coding sequence ATGACCGACCCCGCCAGCGCCGATTTCAGCCGCGTCGACCGCACCGCCCGTGCGGACAAACTGCCCTATGCCGCGTTGCTGGCGTTCGCCATGACCGGGTTCATCGCCATTCTCACCGAGACCCTGCCCGCCGGGCTGCTGCCGCAAATCGGTGCCGGGCTCAACGTCAGCGAAGTGCTCGCCGGGCAACTGGTGACGCTCTACGCGTTGGGTTCGATTGTCGCGGCGATTCCGCTGACCGTCGCCACGCGTGGCTGGCCTCGGCGCCGGGTGTTATTGATGACGGTCGGCGGGTTTCTGCTGTTCAACACTGTCACCACATTCTCCAGTCATTACGGCCTGACCCTGGCCTCGCGCTTCCTCGCCGGGATGGCGGCGGGCTTGTCGTGGGGGATCATGGCCGGTTATGCGCGCGGCATCGTGCCGGTGCATCAACAGGGGCGGGCGCTGGCGATTGCCATGCTTGGCACGCCGGTGGCGTTGTCACTGGGCACACCGGCGGGGACGTGGCTGGGCAATCTGATCGGCTGGCGCGCGTCGTTCGGGATCATGTCGGCGCTGGCTCTGGTGCTGGCGGCGTGGATTGTCATCGCCGTGCCGGATCGTCCGGGGCAGGCCAGTGACGAGCGTCTGCCGCTGCTCGAATCGATGCGCCTGCCGGGTGTGCGGCCGGTGTTGTTCGTGGTGCTGACGTGGATGCTCGGGCACAACATTCTCTACACCTACATCGCGCCATTTCTGATGCAGGCCGGGCTGGCTGACCGGGTCGATCTGGTGCTGCTGGTGTTTGGCCTGTGTTCGCTGGTGGGGATCTGGATTATTGGTATGCTGGTTGATCGCTGGTTGCGCTGGCTAACGCTGATCAGCCTCGCGGTGTTCGCGTTGACGGCACTGGTCTTGGCGCTGGCGGCGCCGTCACCGCTGGTTATTTACGCGTGCATGGCGGTGTGGGGCTTGTCGTTTGGCGGTTCGGCCACGTTGCTGCTGACCTCGGCGGCTGACTCGGCCGGTGATCACGTCGACGTGGTGCAGGCGATGCTCACCACCTCTTGGAACGTGGCGATTGCCGGGGGCGGGTTGTTTGGTGGCTTGTTGCTGGATCGGGCCGGGGCGATGTCGTTTCCGTGGGCGCTGCTGATTCTGTCGCTGATTGCCCTGGCCACGGTGTGGATCAACAAAAACCACAGCTTCAAACCGGGCCGGCGGGTGCACTGA